GTGTTACTCTCCTTTACAGTCACTACCTCTTTTGTCATATACTTTTTTTGAATTTCCGGATCTTTCTCTACTGCTGGAGACCAATCATCCTTAAGCCAATTATCTAAAGAGTTCTGCATAAAACCGGCTTTTTTGTTGCTTGTTGTTGGACTGACACTATTTAATTCATCATTCTGAGTCGGGGAAACAGCACTGTTTGAACTACATCCAGTTAAACTCAAAAATGTGATAAATGTAAATAATGTGATATGTGTTTTTTGTTTCATAACGTCATTTTAACTAAAGATGCGTAAATAATAAACAGTTTTAATGATAAATTAAGAATAGGGTGTGCTATACTGCATATGAAATTTGTAAAGAAACAAGGAGAATATATGAAATTTACAAAATTAAGTTTAGTAGCTGCATTACTTGCTGGTTCAGCTGCATTCGCTGTTGACAACGTAAAAGTTAGTGGAGATGCTAATCTTTATTATAGTACTTCAGATGCTAAAGCTGGGTATGCTGATCCAACAATGGCTAATAAAGATGATTTATTTGGCAAGGATAACTCTGCTGCTGATGCATCAATTAACTTAAATATTACTGCAGATTTAATAAAAAATGATATGGTTACTTTAAGTGCAGGTGCTGGGTATACTGTTCTAACAACTTTAGGTTTAGAGAATGTGTTTGTATCAAATGTATGGGGTTCTGCTCACACTGCTACAGATAACGGTACATCTAATTATGCTGGTGGTCATAAAGTTGAAAATGCTTCTTGGATGAATGAAGCATGGGTTGCTGCTACTGCAGGTAAAACTACTATTAAACTTGGTCGTATGGAACTTGATACTCCAATAGCATTTACTGAAAAATGGTCAATTGAAAAAAATACTTTTGAAGCTGCTGTTGTAATGAACCAGGATATTCCAGATACTACTTTAGTAGGTGCATATGTTGGTAATACAAACGGTGGTGGCATTAGCAGTAATGTAAATGATCTTGGTTTAGCAGTGGCACCAGTTGTGAATGCTAATGGTGAATTCAATACATTAGGTAAAAGCGGTGCATATGCAGTTGCTGCAATTAATAACTCTTTTAAACCATTAACTGCACAAGCTTGGTATTATGATGTAGTAAATGTTGCAAAAGCATATTGGTTACAAGCTGATTTAAAATGCCAAAAAGTTCCTGGTTTATTAGCTGGTGCTCAGTATACATCAGTAAAAGTTGGTGATGGTGATTCAAGTGGTACATACGCTTTAATGGCTGGTTATGAGATGAAAGATATGGCTACTTTTAAAGTTGCTTATTCTCAAACATCTGATAAAGGTGATTTACATGGACAAAATATTGGTACTGGTACTGGTACTCATGCAAACTCTCAGTCTAAACTTTATACTGAAGCGTTCTGGGGTGGTAACTTTGGTCAAGTTACAACAGCAGATACTACTGCATATAAAGCAAGTGTAGATGCTACATTAGCAGGTACTGATTTAACTGCTCAATATACATATGCAGACCATGATAAACTAGTTAGTTCACAAGACTTAACTGAGGTAGCAGTAGCTGCTAGCAGAACTTATGGTCCTTTAGATCTTAAATTAGCATATATCTACACTGATTTAGGAAAAAATATTGATGCTTCAAACAGAGTTAACGCTTACATCACTGTAAACTTCTAAGAAATAACTTTCTTAAATTCAACTCCTTTTTGGAGTTGAAACTTCTTCTCTATTTACTTAAAAATAATTTACTGCTTTACTAAAATTTTAAATTTATAAGATGATAACTTAATTTTTATTGGATGATAATTGAATTGTTATATTGGAAGATAAAAAAAGAGGAAATGAGATAGGAAATTAATCCATATCCCATTTAATGATAGCACTTACATAAAACGTTTGTAGTCTATCGAATTGATACGTGTAAGTTGAACGTTCTATATCATCCGGAAATGTCATAAATCTATATCCAAGTTCCACATCAACAAGTTCAGTAGCATGATAGTTAAAACCTAAATCACCACCAACATATTTTAAGTTATCATAAGCTGTATCATATGTCGCTGTACTGCTAACTCTAAGGTTAGCTATACCACCATTGATACCAACAAAGAAGTTAACAGGTTCTGAAAAGTTAAACATATATTGTGCTTCAGCGCCATAAGTGTTTAATCTGCTTAATTTATCTGTATCATAGTGTCTTGCACTAATGAAAATTCTGTAATTTTCACTTTGCGCACCCACTTTAATACCGATAGTCCCCATTCCGCCGTTCTCTTTACCTAAATTAGAGATACCGACTCCAGAATCGTACACATTGACACCTAAGTCACTGTAGCCACCCTCAATAGCAAATAATGATTTTGCATTCTTGAAAGTGTCGTCAGCCAATAAAGGCATAGCCGCGATAGAAGTAGCTAAAGCTAATTTCGTTAAACTATTTTTCATATTTTTCCCTTTCGCATAATAGATGATTATACATCATACTTTTTTATGGTATCTTTAAACTATGATACTTTTATGCATTTGGCACAAAAATAAGCACTGGAGAAAGCCCATTGAAAATTATAACCACCAAGTTCCCCAGTAACATCGACAACTTCACCTATAAAGTAAAGCCCTTTTACCTTTTTTGACTCTAAAGTTTTAAAATCTAACTCATTTGCAAGAACACCGCCTCGAGAAACTTCCGCTTTTGTAAAACCATAGTTGCCTGCAGGAGAAAATTTGTAGTTTGTAAGGGATTTGTCTTTCATTATATTACTCAAGCGTTTTGGAAGATTTTCTTTTTTCTCCTCAGGGAGAAAATTAACGCTAATGTCGCCTTTATTCCAATACAAAGAAGCCGATAAGACGGCTGGGCCGCTGAGTCCTTTATGGGTAAAAAGAAGTTCCTCTTTGAGAAGTTTGTCTCCAACCTTTATATTTACATAGGTACTCAGACCACTTAACTCTTTCATCCATGCCTCTTTTGGTTGCACAGTAAGTCCGACTAGGGCAGGGGTGAACTCTTTTACTTCAAGCTTAAAACTTTTAGCAATCTCCAGACCGATATCGCTTGCACCGAGGTTTGCAAAACTTTTCCCACCCGTGGCTACAACTACATTTTTGGCTTTTATATGCTGTTTATCTGTTTTGAGTACAAAAAGATCATCCTCTTTTGTTAGAGATATAATTTTATGATTGAGATAAAAGTGGTGTTGCTCATTTAGTTGTAATAACAGGTTGATGATATCTTGTGCAGAATGTTTACAAAAATAGTAACGCTCTTTACGTACTTCAAGGTCAATATGATTACGATCTAGAAAACGAAGCAGTTTCTCTTTATTGAATTTTTTAAAAACCTGTTTGATCAGCTCTTTGTCACCGTCAAAATTGCTTGGTTTGACACTAACATTTGTAATGTTACATTTCCCACCACCGGAAATTTTGAGCTTTTTTGCAGCTTTGTCATTTCCTTCAACAATGGCAACGGAGAGATTTTTAGAAAGGTTGGCTCCACACATAAGTCCCGAAGCGCCAGCCCCTAAAATAAGTACATCGTAGTTTTTCATAAATGCAATTATAACTGATGAACCCAAAATAAGATATAATTTCAAAAACAATAAAAGTAGGGTAATGGCAAACAAACTACATATAGTCTCACTAGGATGTACAAAAAATCTTGTAGATACTGAAGTTATGATGGGACGACTCAAAAATTTTGAATTAACAGACAACAATGAAGATGCAGATGTGATCATTGTAAACACATGTGGATTCATCGATGCTGCAAAAGAAGAGTCTATAAATACGGTTCTCTCTTTAGATGAAGCGAGAAAAGATGATTCTGTTTTAGTTATGGCTGGATGTTTAAGTGAAAGATATCAAGAGGAGCTTCAAGAACAGATTCCTGAAGTTGATATTTTTACAGGTGTTGGTGACTACGATAAGATTGATGAGCTTTTAGCAGAGAAAAAAAGCAGATTTAGTGATGAAGTATATCTTATTGACGGAGCTGAAAGAGTAGTTACAGGTTCATCATATCATGCATATGTGAAGTTGAGTGAAGGGTGTAACCAACAGTGTTCATTTTGTGCTATTCCAAGTTTCAAAGGAAAATTAAACTCTCGCGAGCTTGATTCGATCGCAAAAGAGGTAGAATCTTTAGTCGCACAAGGGTACTGGGATTTTTCATTTGTGTCTCAAGATTCAAGTTCATACTTAAGGGATAAAAATGTAAAAGATGGACTTTCACTTCTGATTGAGAGAATTGAGCTGATCGAAGGTGTAAAGTCTGCAAGAATCCTTTATCTATACCCATCAACTACATCGCTTAATTTACTCAAACGTATTGAGAAAAGTGAAGTATTCCATAACTATTTCGATATGCCGATCCAACATATAAACGATGATATGTTACGTATTATGAAGCGTGGGTTCGGCAAAGAGAAAACTTTAGAGTTATTAAACTATATGAGAAATATGCCAAACTCTTTTGTAAGAACAAGTTTTATCGTGGGGCATCCTGGGGAGACACAGGAGATGTTTGATGAGATGTGTGAATTTGCCAAAAGTTTTGGCTTCGATCGTGTGAATGTTTTTGCATACTCTGATGAAGAGACAACATCTGCTTATGATATGGCAGATAAGATCGATGATGAGACTATTGCAAAACGTGCCGAGATTTTGGGTGAAATTGTTAAAGAAGTTACACTTGAATCACTTGAGGCTGAAATCGGTAAAGAGGTTGATATCGTTATTGACGGCGAGAGTGACGAACATGAGTATCTTTTAAGTGCCAGAGAACTACTTTGGGACAGAGATATTGACGGTGAGATCTTTGTTAATGACAGAACAGATGAGGATGCCGAGATTGTTTTCGGGAAACCTTATAAAGCTAAAATTACTGGAATTGCCGGTGATATTCTAATGGCAACAGTGGACAATGCTCCTTCAAACAACTAAAGAGCTTTTACAAGACTCTAAAAACCTTCTGGCATTTTCTGCCGGAGGGGATTCTACCGCACTCCTATTTCTCCTTTTAGAAAATAATATTAAATTTGATATCGCTATTGTTGATTACGGTGTACGTAAGCAGAGTAAAGATGAACTCATTTATGCAAAAGTATTGGCAGAGAAGTATGGATTTACTTGTCATGAAAAAACAGCTTCAAAAATTACGAAAAACTTTGAAGCTGAAGCTCGATCACTGCGATACGGTTTTTTTGAAGAGCTGATTGAAGAATATGAATATGAATACCTTTTAACTGCACACCATTTGGGTGATAGACTGGAGTGGTTTTTAATGCAGTTATGTAAAGGTGCAGGGTGTGTTGAACTCTCAGGGATGAAAAGAGTTGAGAATAGAGAGAACTATAATCTTGTACGGCCATTACTTCATCTAGATAAGCAGGAATTACTTGAATATCTCAATTCTAAAGAGATTAAATATTTTGAAGATGAAACAAACAGTGATGAGCGTTTTCAGAGAAACTATTTTCGTCATAATTTCTCTGAGCCGCTTCTGCAAAAATATAAAAGCGGGATAGAAAAAAGTTTTAGCTATATAGATCAGGATATAGACTCTCTGATAGAAGAGATTGAACTGAAAGTGGTAAATCAGCTGGCGTATTTTGAATCGAAAGATAGAAGAACAAACCTTGTACATATAGACAAATATTTAAAATCTTGCGGAGAGTTGATAACGGCAAATGAAAAACAAGAGCTTTTAAAAAATGAGAGTGTAGTGATAGGGCGAAAATATATCGTCACACAAGATAGTGAAAATGTATTTATAGCACCTTATATTCAAGCAGTAGGCTTGGATAAAGAGCTAAAAGAGAAGTTCCGTTTACTGAGAGTACCTGTGAAGCTTCGAGGCTATTTAGCTTCAGATTTTGAGGCAGTAGAGTTTGTATCGTTATTGTTAGAGTAAACTCTCATAGTAAAAGAGGAGTTAATCATCTCCCCCTCTCTTTTAAAAACTATAGGAAAGTTCACAGCTATGATCCAATCCCCTTTGTTAACTGCATCTAAAAAGTCATAGAAGTTAGTCGGTGAGCTTATTTTTGAAGTAGTATTTACTTCATATACTGCAAAACCTTCCTCGTTTTGTGTTCGATCAACTTTAGAGATTTTCAAATCAGAAAAATAAGTCTTGTGTTGCTTTTCAAATCTTTGAGGATTAAAAGGTTTATCAAAGGCCTGGATAATGTGTCTATTTTTGCTTTGGAGATCTTTTAGTACATCGAGTGTTTCATCGTAAAACTCTTGGTATTTATTATACTCTCTTAGCTCTGTTTTAAAATCCAGTCTTTCAATTCTATACTCTTTCCCTTTTGGAATAAGCAGTGTAAATGAAAAAACAATTACAAATATAAGTAATACTATCGAAATTAATGAGAGGTAAAGATAGTGACGAGGGATATTAATTCTCATTTTCTAACTCCTGATCCATCTCATCGATGTAGTTGGTAGATACAAATCTTAACCAACCGTTTCCTGCCGGATAAAAACTGCTGTATGTTTTGTGAAAAATGGAGCGTAAAGGTGCTTGTAACATAAAGTTGTATACATCTTTATTTGGTGTAATACCGTAAAGGACTAGTCCATTTTCGAGCAGTTTTGCCTCTGAAAGTGTTATACGTTCGGGAACAAGATCAAAAAGGTTTGTTATAGAGTCTTTTAAAACACTGTTTTTCGTAAAAATTCTTTCAGAGAGATCTTTTTGTTTTTTAATATATGTTATCTGATTTTTCATATTTTCTATATCTTTTTGCAACTCTAATCGTGCTTCAATAGTTTCAGCTTTCTCTTTTTGGAAGCTATAGTCTTTATATACCAGAAAAATGAAAGTAGAAAAGATCATAATAAGTGTCATTGAAAAAAAGGTTACCAAGAGTTTAAGTTCTTGGGTAAAAGGAGTTTTCGTTCTTGGTTTTATATAACTGTATTTCATAAACCAAGCTCCTCTTTTGCAAGTTCACAGATCTCTGCTCCTAAATCGACAGTTCTGATGTATGTATTTAAAAACATCTCCTCTTCAAGATAACGTTTAAGATCATTGCTTACGTGTGTATTGTCTGCAATGTAGATGTTTTCTATAAATTTACTCTCATATCGCGTATCTTTATAAAAGTGGTTAAATGCATTTTGTATTAAAGAGAATCTTTGATAATCTTCATTAAAATGGGAATCATCACTTTCAGGTGTTTCTGTTGTGTTTTCTCGAACTTCATTTTCATAAAGTTCCTCTTCTAAGTCTTTGCCTTCAGAAAACTCGTCAATATCTTCTAAAGAGTCAAGATCTTCAATATCGGAAAAATCTTCAAGCTCATCATCAACATCCATATCATCAAGAACTATCCCCTCATCATCCAGTTCAAGCTCAAAATCTTTTTCATCTTCTAGATCATCTAAAGCCATGTTCTCAGATTCCAGATCGACCTCCATATCAAGATGTTCTGCAAACAGAAGTTCTGAATTTTCAAAAACAGCAAGAGATAAAGAACTGTCTTCTATGAGTACAAACATTGCAAGGTTTTTATCGATTTTATCTTTAAAAAACTTTGTTAAAACCACAAACGGTGAAAATATAAAGTCTATTCCTATATCTTCATATTTTTTTTCAAGTTCATAAAGATCTGTTTTAGAAGTGTATGTTGTCCAGCTTTTATTGATACATCTGTATTCGGTAGTTGAGAGATCTTGATACTGCGAAAGTTTGTTTTTATCGCAGCTTGGTAGTGCACCTTGTTCATGAGATGTGTCTAAAAATGAGATGTAATAATAGGGAGATTCGCTTATATGACTTGTGATATATTCATATATCTCTTCTGTGAGTTTAGTAGATTGAAAAACATGTTCATAGTGAGAGACCTCATTTGTTTTTGAGTGTACCTCCACATGAATAGTCGTACTAGATCTTTCAACAATAATGTTAATAAAAACTTTTAAGTACAAAGACTCCAGTATTTTACTTAGCACTAAGAACTAACCCCACATAACGGATGTGCTTTGTCATAGTTTTGTTTTTTCAAGGCACTACCTAATTTCGTATAGATTTGCGTTGTTGCCATCGAAGAATGTCCTAAAAGTTCACTTACATCAACAATAGGAGCTCCACCGTTTAAAAGAGATGTTGCATACGAGTGGCGCAGTTGATGAGGTGTTACTTTTAATGAAATTCTAGCAAAAACTTTATTTATGATATATCTTAGACTATTTTCGCTTAATTTTTCGCCATTTTTCTCAAAAAGAAATTTTTTTGGCGAAAAATCTCGTAAATATTCCTCTAGGATTTTTTTTGTTGACTCTATTATAGGGATATCTCTTTGTTTGTTTCCCTTCCCGATAACCCGTATCCACTGATCAGATATATCTTCTAGTTTCAGGTTTGCTAGTTCAGATATACGAAGCCCCATAGTATAAAGAATAGTTATAATGGTTTTTTCATGCAGATCGGCTTGTTGCAGAGCTTCAATAATATGTTTATGTGCAATCGGTTTAGGGAGTGTTTTAGCAACTTTTACACTCTCATCAGCTTTGAGAGTTACTTTGATTTGCAGCTCACCGAGATACTCGCTAAAGCTTCTAATGGCACTCAATTTTTTACTGATTGTTTTAGATTGTAGGGAGGAGATATGGATGCGATAGGGCATAAGGTTAAAGAGAAGATGATCTTTTTCCTCAACAACCTCTATAATACCAAGGGCTTCATCCAAAGCCTCTTTATAGGTTTTTATAGTTAGGTCTGAGTAGCCCTTGTAGTTTTTTAGATGTTCTAAAAACTTTTCTTTATACTCATCTATCGACTTTTTCAAGGATTTTCTCGAACTGTTTATGATATTTTGCTGCTTGGCTGACAAGCTCTTTATTTGTTATGACGCTAGGAGCAAGTTTTATATAACTCTCAACCATAATTTCACTCATAAGCTTTATTCTAGCTCTTTGTGCATCATCAATAGTATCTTGAGAAATCATCTCGTTAATCTCTCTGAGGTATTGTTTTGCTTCTTTGATGTATTTTTCATACTTCATAGAAGTTTTTGATTGTGCCATTATAGTTGAAGCCATTCTGTTGTAGACATCTTCTGAAAAAGCTTCACTTGCAAGTGTATATGCTTTGTTGTAATCACCCATTTCGTAGTGGTATTTTGCTTCAAGAGATTTTTCGTAAGAGGGATTTGTTAAAAAGAAAAGTATCATAAAAGAGACTATAAAAACGGCTATAAAAATAAAGAGATTTTTAATGTTCATGTTTAAGTAAACCTTCTTTTATTAGAGCTCTTGCAGCTTCAAGTTCCATCCCACTTATATCTATCTCTTGTGTGGAGTAGTAATGTATTGTACCAAAAGGTTTTGGAACTGTAAAGCGGTCCCAAGAATTAAACTGCCAGTACTTTGTAGGTTTGATCTCTACAAGCACTATTTTCGCTTTTGCTTTTTGTGCCATAACTATTATACCATCTGCTACTTCATGGCGAGGCCCCTTAGGACCGTCAGGTGTTATACCTATGTCATACCCCTCTTTTAAAGTTTTAATCGCTTGTATCAGTACTTTTGCAGGAGATTTATCGCTCGAACCTGCAAGCGTACCTAGCCCAAAGTATGAGATCGTTTTAGAGATCAGTTTTCCATCAAAGTGGGGTGAGATTAAAACTTTAGCATGAGGTTTTTTTCTATAATGGCTGTAAAGATATGGAAGCATTAAAAGCTCTCCGTGCCAACATGCAAATATAATAGGGTCCCCAGAAATTGATTCGGGAGAGTGGTATATTTTTTTATTTGTTCGGTATAAAAAACGGATCAGAAGCGATCCTAGAAGCGGAATAAATACAAGCGCTAAAAAGCGAGATAGTTTTTTACTCAACTATCTCCCCCGTACAGATTGTACGTCCAATCTGTGTAATTTTAACGTTTTTAAATTTTCCTAAAAGCTCTTCTGAACCTTTTACCTTAACAACAAGGTTAGCATTTGTTCGACCTGAAACATAGTTGTCACGGTTAAGGTCTTCAAAGTAAACCTCATACGTTTTACCTAGATGTTTCTGCATATTTTTATCTATTATCTCTGTTTGCATTGATTGAAGATGAGAAAGTCTAGCAGAACCTATCTCTTCATCAACTACATTTGTAAAGTGTTCCGCTTCGGTGTGTGGACGAGCTGAATATTTAAAGCTGAAGATCTGATCAAACTCCACCTGTTTCATAACATCTAATGTATCTTCAAAATCCTCTTCACTCTCACCAGGGAAAGCAACGATGATATCTGTGGAGATACTCACATCAGGACACTCTTTGCGCAGTTTTTCAACTCTGTTTAAAAACCACTCTTTCGTGTATCCGCGTTTCATATCTTTTAGTACTTTTGTTGAACCTGATTGAAGCGGCATATGCATAGATTTACAGATCTTAGGGTTTGAAGCAAACTCTTCGATAAACTCATCATCCATATGAAATGGGTGCGGTGAAGTAAAACGGATACGCTCTAAGCCTTCTATTTTTGAAAGTCGGCGTAAAAGTTTCGTAAAGTTTACTTTTTCATGTTCAGAGTCTGAAAATCTTCTACCGTAGTTGTTAACATTTTGTCCAAGTAAGAAGATCTCTTTTGCACCTGTATCAACAGCTTTTTGTGCCTCTTGGATAATTAGCTCATCGGGGATGGAGATCTCTTCACCGCGAGTTTTTGGAACGATACAAAATGTACATTTTTTGTCACATCCGATCGAGATGTTTATGTAAGCTTTATACGGAGATGTACGAAAATCGTCAAAAGCAAATTCACTCTCATCGTAGTTGATGTCGATCTCAACTGCTTTATCCTTGTGAAGCACTTCAGAGATTTTAGAAACGTTTCTAGCACCCAGAACAAAACTTACATAAGGAGCACGTTTAATGATCTCATCACCGAGGTGTGAAGCTGTACAGCCGCAAACACCTATTTTTGCTCCCTCTTTTTTCTTTTTGTTAAAAGCACCCAGTTCCGAGAAAAGTTTTTGTACAGGCTTTTCACGTACTGAACATGTATTTATTAAAATTAGGTCAGCCTCTTTAAGATCTGTCGTTGTATCATACCCTTCACGCTCTTTAAGCTGCGCTATCATATGCTCTGAATCACGAGTATTCATCGCACAACCTAATGTTTCAATAAATAACTTTTTACTCATATATTTTCTCTCTGTTTACGCCATTATATGTACTTGGTACATGTAATCGTTATCGCTTAATGCGTATTTTACTTCATTCATGTAGAAGCTTTTTCCTTCAGCTTCAAAGTGATCTTGTAATGCTAAAAGATCTTTGTGTGAGTTTTCTCTGTCAAAATAAAGAATTACACTTTTCTCTTTTTCAACTAAAGATTCGATTTTTGCTAAGTCAATTTTCTTAGGTTTAGCGTCTAGCTCCATTCTTACAAGCTTTAAATCCATAACTTTTCCTTATATAGTCTTTTATAGTTCGTGAATTATACTTAATTTGTAATAAAAGTCCGATTAAAGATGTTTTTATAACAACTTCGGTACAATTTCACACTATCAAATAAGAAATCCCCCAATTATTACTTATCATTGTCAGATTTCTTACAAAAACAAAGGATATTACTGTGGAAAAAATATTAGATATCGCAGAAGCTATTGCAAATGAAAAAGGTTTGCAACCGGAAAAAGTTTTAGAAGCGTTAAAAACAGCTTTTGTACAAACTGCAAAGAGAGTAATCAATCCAAATTTTGCTTTTGAAGCACAAGTAGATGAGATCAATAAAAAAATAAAAATTATTCAAACAATTACAGTCGTAGCAGACGATGATGAAAAATTACAAGATGAAGAGACTGCACCTGCATACATGGCAATCAGTGATGCAAGAAGTTACGATGATCAAGTAGAACTTGGAGACCAACTTCAAGAGGAACACGATCTGGAAGATTACGGCAGAACTGCTGCTTCACAACTTCACCGTGAAATTGAATACCATATCCAAAGAATGGTAGAGGATGAAGTATTTAGTAAATACAAATCAAAAGTGGGAACTATTGTAAACGGTCGTGTGACACGTGTGGATTCAAACAACGCAACATATATCGAAGTAGATGAGATCCGTGCCGTACTTCCTATGAAAAGCCGTATTAAAGGTGAAGTATTTAAAGTTGGTGATGTACTAAAAGCTGTAGTTCGTCGTGTAAATATGGATAAAGAAAACGGTATCCAAATTGAACTTTCACGTACATCTCCAAAATTCCTAGAAGCACTTTTAGAGCTTGAAGTACCTGAGATTGAAGATGGTAGTGTTGTTATTGAAAAATCTGCTCGTATCCCTGGGGAGAGAGCAAAAATTGCTATCTACTCTACACATCCGCAAGTTGATGCAGTTGGTGCTACTGTTGGTGTAAAAGGGGTACGTATCAACTCTGTAAGTGAAGAGCTTATCGGTGAAAATATCGACTGTATCGAGTATACGAATATTCCTGAGCTTTTTATCTCTCGTGCAATGAGCCCTGCTATTATCTCTCATGTTGAAATTCAACAAGATGAAGAGGGAAAAAATGTAAAAGCTGTTGTAACTCTTCCAAGTGATCAAAAATCTAAAGCGATTGGAAAAAGCGGTATAAACATCCGTCTTGCTTCTATGTTATGTGGTATGGATATTGAACTTGTTGAAAACGACTCTATGACTCCGGAAAAC
Above is a window of Sulfurimonas marina DNA encoding:
- a CDS encoding NAD(P)/FAD-dependent oxidoreductase is translated as MKNYDVLILGAGASGLMCGANLSKNLSVAIVEGNDKAAKKLKISGGGKCNITNVSVKPSNFDGDKELIKQVFKKFNKEKLLRFLDRNHIDLEVRKERYYFCKHSAQDIINLLLQLNEQHHFYLNHKIISLTKEDDLFVLKTDKQHIKAKNVVVATGGKSFANLGASDIGLEIAKSFKLEVKEFTPALVGLTVQPKEAWMKELSGLSTYVNIKVGDKLLKEELLFTHKGLSGPAVLSASLYWNKGDISVNFLPEEKKENLPKRLSNIMKDKSLTNYKFSPAGNYGFTKAEVSRGGVLANELDFKTLESKKVKGLYFIGEVVDVTGELGGYNFQWAFSSAYFCAKCIKVS
- a CDS encoding tyrosine-type recombinase/integrase — protein: MKKSIDEYKEKFLEHLKNYKGYSDLTIKTYKEALDEALGIIEVVEEKDHLLFNLMPYRIHISSLQSKTISKKLSAIRSFSEYLGELQIKVTLKADESVKVAKTLPKPIAHKHIIEALQQADLHEKTIITILYTMGLRISELANLKLEDISDQWIRVIGKGNKQRDIPIIESTKKILEEYLRDFSPKKFLFEKNGEKLSENSLRYIINKVFARISLKVTPHQLRHSYATSLLNGGAPIVDVSELLGHSSMATTQIYTKLGSALKKQNYDKAHPLCGVSS
- the tilS gene encoding tRNA lysidine(34) synthetase TilS, with product MLLQTTKELLQDSKNLLAFSAGGDSTALLFLLLENNIKFDIAIVDYGVRKQSKDELIYAKVLAEKYGFTCHEKTASKITKNFEAEARSLRYGFFEELIEEYEYEYLLTAHHLGDRLEWFLMQLCKGAGCVELSGMKRVENRENYNLVRPLLHLDKQELLEYLNSKEIKYFEDETNSDERFQRNYFRHNFSEPLLQKYKSGIEKSFSYIDQDIDSLIEEIELKVVNQLAYFESKDRRTNLVHIDKYLKSCGELITANEKQELLKNESVVIGRKYIVTQDSENVFIAPYIQAVGLDKELKEKFRLLRVPVKLRGYLASDFEAVEFVSLLLE
- a CDS encoding HP0268 family nuclease, with the protein product MDLKLVRMELDAKPKKIDLAKIESLVEKEKSVILYFDRENSHKDLLALQDHFEAEGKSFYMNEVKYALSDNDYMYQVHIMA
- a CDS encoding lysophospholipid acyltransferase family protein, which produces MSKKLSRFLALVFIPLLGSLLIRFLYRTNKKIYHSPESISGDPIIFACWHGELLMLPYLYSHYRKKPHAKVLISPHFDGKLISKTISYFGLGTLAGSSDKSPAKVLIQAIKTLKEGYDIGITPDGPKGPRHEVADGIIVMAQKAKAKIVLVEIKPTKYWQFNSWDRFTVPKPFGTIHYYSTQEIDISGMELEAARALIKEGLLKHEH
- the nusA gene encoding transcription termination factor NusA; this encodes MEKILDIAEAIANEKGLQPEKVLEALKTAFVQTAKRVINPNFAFEAQVDEINKKIKIIQTITVVADDDEKLQDEETAPAYMAISDARSYDDQVELGDQLQEEHDLEDYGRTAASQLHREIEYHIQRMVEDEVFSKYKSKVGTIVNGRVTRVDSNNATYIEVDEIRAVLPMKSRIKGEVFKVGDVLKAVVRRVNMDKENGIQIELSRTSPKFLEALLELEVPEIEDGSVVIEKSARIPGERAKIAIYSTHPQVDAVGATVGVKGVRINSVSEELIGENIDCIEYTNIPELFISRAMSPAIISHVEIQQDEEGKNVKAVVTLPSDQKSKAIGKSGINIRLASMLCGMDIELVENDSMTPENAAVEQEEEKDGVDALEALFN
- the miaB gene encoding tRNA (N6-isopentenyl adenosine(37)-C2)-methylthiotransferase MiaB; amino-acid sequence: MSKKLFIETLGCAMNTRDSEHMIAQLKEREGYDTTTDLKEADLILINTCSVREKPVQKLFSELGAFNKKKKEGAKIGVCGCTASHLGDEIIKRAPYVSFVLGARNVSKISEVLHKDKAVEIDINYDESEFAFDDFRTSPYKAYINISIGCDKKCTFCIVPKTRGEEISIPDELIIQEAQKAVDTGAKEIFLLGQNVNNYGRRFSDSEHEKVNFTKLLRRLSKIEGLERIRFTSPHPFHMDDEFIEEFASNPKICKSMHMPLQSGSTKVLKDMKRGYTKEWFLNRVEKLRKECPDVSISTDIIVAFPGESEEDFEDTLDVMKQVEFDQIFSFKYSARPHTEAEHFTNVVDEEIGSARLSHLQSMQTEIIDKNMQKHLGKTYEVYFEDLNRDNYVSGRTNANLVVKVKGSEELLGKFKNVKITQIGRTICTGEIVE
- the rimO gene encoding 30S ribosomal protein S12 methylthiotransferase RimO, which codes for MANKLHIVSLGCTKNLVDTEVMMGRLKNFELTDNNEDADVIIVNTCGFIDAAKEESINTVLSLDEARKDDSVLVMAGCLSERYQEELQEQIPEVDIFTGVGDYDKIDELLAEKKSRFSDEVYLIDGAERVVTGSSYHAYVKLSEGCNQQCSFCAIPSFKGKLNSRELDSIAKEVESLVAQGYWDFSFVSQDSSSYLRDKNVKDGLSLLIERIELIEGVKSARILYLYPSTTSLNLLKRIEKSEVFHNYFDMPIQHINDDMLRIMKRGFGKEKTLELLNYMRNMPNSFVRTSFIVGHPGETQEMFDEMCEFAKSFGFDRVNVFAYSDEETTSAYDMADKIDDETIAKRAEILGEIVKEVTLESLEAEIGKEVDIVIDGESDEHEYLLSARELLWDRDIDGEIFVNDRTDEDAEIVFGKPYKAKITGIAGDILMATVDNAPSNN